In Natator depressus isolate rNatDep1 chromosome 9, rNatDep2.hap1, whole genome shotgun sequence, a single genomic region encodes these proteins:
- the LOC141993225 gene encoding uncharacterized protein LOC141993225 yields the protein MKDRGHNRDPKQCRVKLKELRQAYQKTREANGRSGSEPQTCRFYDELHAILGGSATTTPAVLFDSFNGDGGNTEAGFGDEEDDDDDEVVDSAQQASGETAACVSMITGSSPSQRLVKIRKKKKRTRDEMFSELMLSSHTDRAQTNAWRQIMSECRKAQNDREERWRAEESKWRAEERAEAERWRQRDERRQDSMLRLLEDQTSMLQCMVELQQRQLEHRLPLQPLYLTAGKEMITERTEEKDHRVKNPM from the exons atgaaggacagaggccataacagggacccgaagcagtgccgcgtgaaactgaaggagctgaggcaagcctaccagaaaaccagagaggcgaacggccgctccgggtcagagccccaaacatgccgcttctatgatgagctgcatgccattttagggggttcagccaccactaccccagctgtgttgtttgactccttcaatggagatggaggcaatacggaagcaggttttggggacgaagaagatgatgatgatgatgaggttgtagatagcgcacagcaagcaagcggagaaaccg ctgcatgtgtttcaatgatcacaggatcttctccttcccagaggctagtgaagattagaaagaaaaaaaaacgcactcgagatgaaatgttctccgagctcatgctgtcctcccacactgacagagcacagacgaatgcgtggaggcaaataatgtcagagtgcaggaaagcacaaaatgaccgggaggagaggtggcgggctgaagagagtaagtggcgggctgaagagagggctgaagctgaaaggtggcggcagcgtgatgagaggaggcaggattcaatgctgaggctgctggaggatcaaaccagtatgctccagtgtatggttgagctgcagcaaaggcagctggagcacagactgccactacagcccctgt